Proteins encoded by one window of Sphaerodactylus townsendi isolate TG3544 linkage group LG02, MPM_Stown_v2.3, whole genome shotgun sequence:
- the INHBB gene encoding LOW QUALITY PROTEIN: inhibin beta B chain (The sequence of the model RefSeq protein was modified relative to this genomic sequence to represent the inferred CDS: inserted 1 base in 1 codon; deleted 2 bases in 1 codon; substituted 1 base at 1 genomic stop codon) produces the protein MDGAARRGALAALLLLLLLLLAPGARGSPTPPGAAPQDTCTSCGFRRPPDEPGAVDADFLQAVKRHILSRLQMRDRPNITHAVPKAAMVTALRKLHAGKVRDDGRVEIPSLDGQASAGPPAHEQTSEIISFAETDDLASSRVRLHFFISNEGNQNLFVVQASLWLYLKLLPYVLEKGGRRKVRVKVYFQDQDTTNKWNVVEKKVDVRRSGWHTFPMTEAIQALFEKGERRLNLDVQCEGCEXYTVLPVYSRAGGENRDHXSVVVQARLADNKHRIRKRGLECDGRTDLCCRQQFYIDFRHIGWNDWIIAPLGYYGNYCEGNCPNYLAGIPGSASSFHTAVVNQYRIRKLNPNAVNSCCIPTKLSSMSMLYFDDEYNIVKRDVPNMIVEECGCA, from the exons ATGGACGGGGCGGCTCGGAGGGGGGCCCTGGccgctctgctgctgctgctgcttctgctgctggcgCCGGGCGCCCGAGGCTCGCCCACCCCTCCCGGGGCCGCCCCCCAGGACACCTGCACCTCGTGCGGCTTCCGGAGGCCCCCCGACGAGCCAGGCGCGGTGGACGCCGATTTCCTGCAGGCCGTCAAGAGGCACATCCTGAGCCGCCTCCAGATGCGCGACCGGCCCAACATCACCCACGCCGTGCCCAAAGCGGCCATGGTCACGGCGCTGCGCAAGCTGCACGCCGGCAAGGTGCGCGACGACGGCCGCGTCGAGATCCCCAGCCTGGACGGCCAAGCCAGCGCCGGGCCCCCCGCCCACGAGCAGACCTCCGAGATCATCAGCTTCGCCGAGACAG ATGACTTGGCCTCCTCTAGAGTGCGTCTCCACTTCTTCATCTCCAATGAAGGGAACCAGAACTTGTTTGTTGTTCAGGCCAGCCTGTGGCTTTACTTGAAGCTGCTTCCATATGTCTTGGAGAAAGGCGGCCGACGAAAAGTTCGAGTCAAAGTATATTTCCAAGACCAGGACACTACCAACAAGTGGAATGTGGTTGAAAAGAAAGTGGATGTCAGAAGAAGTGGTTGGCATACATTTCCCATGACAGAAGCAATCCAGGCTCTGTttgagaaaggagaaaggagactGAACTTGGATGTTCAGTGTGAAGGCTGCG GGTACACAGTGTTGCCAGTTTATAGCAGGGCAGGAGGC GAGAATCGCGACCATTAAAGTGTAGTGGTGCAAGCCCGGTTGGCGGACAACAAACACCGAATCCGGAAAAGAGGCCTGGAATGCGATGGCAGGACCGATTTATGTTGCAGGCAACAGTTTTACATTGACTTCAGGCACATTGGGTGGAATGACTGGATCATAGCACCGTTGGGTTACTATGGGAATTACTGTGAAGGGAACTGTCCAAACTATTTGGCTGGCATCCCAGGATCAGCTTCCTCTTTTCACACTGCAGTAGTGAATCAGTACCGCATACGAAAGCTGAACCCAAACGCCGTAAACTCCTGCTGCATCCCAACCAAACTTAGCTCAATGTCCATGCTGTACTTTGACGATGAATACAACATCGTGAAGAGGGACGTTCCTAATATGATCGTGGAAGAATGTGGTTGCGCCTGA